DNA sequence from the Streptomyces sp. HUAS 15-9 genome:
CCGGGTGGGCCGCGACGGCCGCCGCCTCGGCCTTCTGCTTGATGTCGCCGGTCAGCGGCGGTTCCTTCTTGTCGTCGGTGTCACCGGCGGCCTCGCCCGCCGCGTCGGCACCGCCCGTGCCCTGGGCGGCCTGCTGGGTGTCGGACTTCGAACTGCCGGAGCCGGAGTCGGAACCGCCACCGCAGGCGGTGAGGGCGAACATCAGCACGGCGGCGGGAGCGGCGAGGAGGGCACGGCGGGGCAAGGCACGCATGAAGGGACTCCAGATTTCGGGGATGCGGTGATCCGGGAGCCGGACCACCGGGGGATGTCAACGACCCTAGGAAGACGCTGTCGAGAGCCGGCCCAGCAGACGGAGAGCGGAAGCCCAGCAGATGTCCAAAGTTTCGCCACCGATGCCAGAGAGTGCACCGATGCCAGAGGGTGTGCCGCCGGATCCGTCTCGCATCAGGCCGCCGGTCGGCGGGCCACGGACTGTGGGGTGGATTCGGGGTGGAAGCGGCCGTCGATGGATATCGGCGGCGGTGATGCGACCGCGGTGAGCGGGGTGCGCTCCCGGGTGGTGCGGGAGCGTGCGGTGATCACGGCCGACAGGACGATGGCGGCCACGGCGGAGATCGCGCCGCCGAGGACGAGGCTGA
Encoded proteins:
- a CDS encoding peptidase — translated: MRALPRRALLAAPAAVLMFALTACGGGSDSGSGSSKSDTQQAAQGTGGADAAGEAAGDTDDKKEPPLTGDIKQKAEAAAVAAHPGTVIKSEEDAEKPGMYAVEVKKADGTSVEVYLDKSFKVTGTKQEGTEETENDG